The following proteins are encoded in a genomic region of Cryptomeria japonica chromosome 11, Sugi_1.0, whole genome shotgun sequence:
- the LOC131047085 gene encoding uncharacterized protein LOC131047085, which translates to MWFECKCPSDNQALAVLWNLSLPHIAWGIWKERNNRVFRDLETPAFVVATTIHNAIKENFLHSYPSRKYDSPIPTLWEDSDTINRWQIDWNNANLVYKTNQCRQNVIWHPPPIGWIKINVEGAAKGNPGPAGCGRVAKNHFGLLVSMMALPLGTQTNHYTEASAAHFGLHMAKREGFTKVWLESVSINTVNCLSGRTDPSWIIASLIKDCRNIINELADFKILHIYREGNKVVDLLANLVVGYVATNWWSSRAAFPEKLWDLAHNVYYVNQ; encoded by the coding sequence ATGTGGTTTGAATGCAAATGCCCATCTGATAATCAGGCCTTAGCTGTTCTTTGGAATTTATCTCTTCCACATATTGCCTGGggcatctggaaagaaagaaacaatagagtctTTAGGGATTTGGAAACTCCTGCTTTTGTTGTGGCTACTACAattcacaatgctatcaaagagAACTTTCTCCACTCCTACCCCAGTAGAAAATATGACTCCCCCATCCCTACTCTCTGGGAGGATTCAGATACTATCAATCGGTGGCAAATTGATTGGAATAATGCCAACCTAGTCTACAAAACCAACCAGTGCAGACAAAATGTTATATGGCATCCTCCCCCTATAggctggatcaaaatcaatgtggaagGGGCAGCCAAAGGAAATCCTGGGCCGGCCGGGTGTGGGAGAGTGGCTAAGAATCACTTTGGTCTGCTGGTTTCCATGATGGCGCTCCCACTGGGCACCCAGACTAACCACTACACGGAAGCCAGTGCTGCCCactttgggttacacatggctaaaagagaaggctttactAAAGTGTGGCTGGAGTCCGTTTCGATAAACACTGTCAACTGCCTGAGTGGACGCACGGATCCTAGCTGGATAATTGCCAGCTTGATCAAGGACTGCCGAAATATAATTAATGAGCTGGCAGATTTTAAAATCTTGCACATATACCGGGAAGGCAATAAGGTGGTGGATCTACTAGCCAATCTGGTAGTGGGATACGTGGCAACCAACTGGTGGAGTAGCAGGGCTGCTTTCCCTGAAAAACTGTGGGATTTGGCacataatgtttactatgttaatCAATGA